The following proteins are encoded in a genomic region of Burkholderia pyrrocinia:
- a CDS encoding c-type cytochrome produces the protein MNRLCKSLMVLQVAAGFVGFVAEANAADAAKPDLDRGKAIAGQVCASCHGADGNSASGSFPKLAGQHPEYLVKQLNDFKTQPGAKGPVRTNAVMVGFASALSADDMRNVAAYYGSQTTKLGTARDAATVPIGQKIYRGGIAEKGVPACASCHGPTGQGIPVQYPRLSGQWADYTVAQLAAFQQGAGARNNNEAMHQISTRLSDNEIKAVADYIAGLR, from the coding sequence ATGAATCGACTGTGCAAGTCTCTGATGGTGCTTCAGGTTGCAGCAGGGTTCGTAGGTTTCGTAGCGGAGGCAAACGCGGCGGATGCGGCAAAGCCGGATCTCGACCGCGGCAAGGCGATTGCCGGGCAGGTCTGCGCGTCGTGTCACGGCGCCGACGGCAATAGCGCGTCGGGCAGTTTCCCGAAGCTTGCCGGCCAGCATCCCGAATATCTGGTCAAGCAGTTGAACGACTTCAAGACGCAGCCGGGCGCGAAGGGGCCGGTGCGTACCAACGCGGTAATGGTCGGATTCGCGAGTGCGCTGAGCGCGGACGACATGCGCAACGTCGCCGCGTACTACGGGTCGCAGACGACAAAGCTCGGCACCGCACGCGATGCGGCGACCGTGCCGATCGGCCAGAAGATCTATCGCGGCGGCATCGCGGAGAAGGGCGTACCGGCCTGCGCGAGCTGCCACGGGCCGACAGGGCAAGGGATCCCGGTCCAGTACCCGCGCCTGTCGGGGCAATGGGCCGATTACACGGTCGCGCAGTTGGCCGCGTTCCAGCAGGGTGCCGGCGCGCGCAACAACAACGAGGCGATGCACCAGATCTCGACGCGTCTGTCGGACAACGAGATCAAGGCCGTCGCAGATTACATCGCGGGCCTGCGTTGA
- the yihA gene encoding ribosome biogenesis GTP-binding protein YihA/YsxC — protein MAFLLHQARFYTTVNHLRDLPPTVQPEIAFAGRSNAGKSTAINVLCNQKRLAFASKTPGRTQHINYFSVGPAAEPVANLVDLPGYGYAEVPGAAKAHWEMLLSSYLATRSQLCGLILMMDSRRPLTDLDRRMIEWFTPTGKPIHTLLTKCDKLTRQESINALRTAQKGLDAYRDQGVQGKLTVQLFSALKRTGLDEAHELIESWLRPSVADEKSEPVAQ, from the coding sequence ATGGCCTTTCTGCTCCATCAAGCCCGCTTCTACACGACCGTCAACCATCTGCGCGACCTGCCGCCGACGGTACAGCCGGAAATCGCGTTCGCGGGCCGCTCGAATGCCGGCAAGTCGACGGCGATCAACGTGCTGTGCAACCAGAAACGGCTGGCCTTCGCATCGAAGACGCCCGGCCGCACGCAGCATATCAACTACTTCTCCGTCGGCCCGGCCGCCGAGCCCGTCGCGAATCTCGTCGACCTGCCCGGCTACGGCTACGCAGAAGTGCCCGGTGCCGCAAAGGCGCACTGGGAAATGCTGCTGTCGTCCTACCTCGCGACCCGCTCGCAGCTTTGCGGCCTGATCCTGATGATGGATTCGCGCCGTCCGCTGACCGACCTCGATCGCCGCATGATCGAGTGGTTCACGCCGACCGGCAAGCCGATCCACACGCTGCTGACGAAGTGCGACAAATTGACGCGGCAGGAAAGCATCAATGCGCTGCGGACCGCGCAAAAGGGGCTCGATGCGTATCGCGACCAGGGCGTCCAGGGCAAACTGACGGTCCAGTTGTTCTCCGCGCTGAAGCGCACGGGGCTCGACGAGGCGCATGAGCTGATCGAGAGCTGGCTGCGGCCGTCCGTCGCCGACGAAAAAAGCGAGCCTGTAGCACAATGA
- the ccsB gene encoding c-type cytochrome biogenesis protein CcsB, whose translation MDLTQVSSSHRASAQAPISAPLFDERPFLARLSLFDWLFALALVAGAGYAFVHYNAHMDYYDKAVMVGAVPALVTLGWRWKPARLMMASIAVMSLLSIQIYQGDLARADSAFFLKYFLSSQSAILWMSALFVLATIFYWIGLLARSESGSAIGQKLTWFAVLMGFTGLMVRWYESYLIGADVGHIPVSNLYEVFVLFSLITALLYLYYEGHYGTRALGAFVLLVISAAVGFLMWYSVARDAQQIQPLVPALQSWWMKIHVPANFIGYGSFALSAMVSVAYLMKERGVLADRLPTLEVLDDVMYKSIAVGFAFFTIATILGALWAAEAWGGYWSWDPKETWALIVWLNYAAWLHMRLMKGLRGAVAAWWALTGLLVTTFAFLGVNMFLSGLHSYGKL comes from the coding sequence ATGGATCTCACGCAAGTCTCCTCTTCCCATCGGGCGTCGGCCCAGGCTCCGATTTCGGCACCGCTGTTCGACGAGCGTCCGTTCCTCGCGCGCCTGTCGCTGTTCGACTGGCTGTTCGCACTGGCGCTCGTGGCGGGCGCGGGCTATGCGTTCGTGCACTACAACGCGCACATGGATTACTACGACAAGGCGGTGATGGTCGGCGCCGTGCCGGCGCTCGTCACGCTCGGCTGGCGCTGGAAGCCCGCTCGGCTGATGATGGCGTCGATCGCCGTGATGTCGCTGCTGTCGATCCAGATCTACCAGGGCGATCTCGCCCGCGCCGATTCGGCGTTCTTCCTCAAGTACTTCCTGTCGAGCCAGTCGGCGATCCTGTGGATGAGTGCGCTGTTCGTGCTCGCGACGATCTTCTACTGGATCGGCCTGCTCGCGCGCTCGGAATCGGGCTCCGCGATCGGCCAGAAGCTCACGTGGTTCGCGGTGCTGATGGGCTTCACGGGGCTGATGGTGCGCTGGTACGAGTCCTACCTGATCGGCGCCGACGTCGGGCATATCCCCGTGTCGAACCTCTACGAAGTGTTCGTGCTGTTCAGCCTGATCACCGCACTGCTGTACCTGTATTACGAAGGCCATTACGGCACGCGTGCGCTGGGCGCGTTCGTGCTGCTGGTCATCAGTGCGGCGGTCGGCTTCCTGATGTGGTACTCGGTCGCGCGCGATGCGCAGCAGATCCAGCCGCTCGTGCCGGCACTGCAAAGCTGGTGGATGAAGATCCACGTGCCGGCGAACTTCATCGGCTACGGCAGCTTCGCGCTGTCGGCTATGGTGTCGGTCGCGTACCTGATGAAGGAGCGCGGCGTGCTCGCCGATCGCCTGCCGACGCTCGAGGTGCTCGACGACGTGATGTACAAGTCGATCGCGGTCGGTTTCGCGTTCTTCACGATCGCGACGATCCTCGGCGCGCTGTGGGCGGCCGAGGCATGGGGCGGCTACTGGAGCTGGGACCCGAAGGAAACCTGGGCGCTGATCGTGTGGCTCAACTACGCGGCGTGGCTGCACATGCGGTTGATGAAGGGCCTGCGCGGCGCAGTTGCCGCATGGTGGGCACTCACGGGCCTGCTCGTGACGACGTTCGCGTTCCTCGGCGTCAACATGTTCCTGTCCGGGCTGCACAGCTACGGCAAGCTGTAA
- the hemB gene encoding porphobilinogen synthase, with product MSFHPLHRPRRMRRDDFSRRLMRENRLTTDDLIYPVFVVEGTNERQPVPSMPGVERVSVDLLMHVAEQCVELGVPVLSLFPAIEPSLKTPDGREAANPEGLIPRAVRELKKRFPELGVLTDVALDPYTSHGQDGVLDENGYVINDDTIEILVDQARVQAEAGVDIVAPSDMMDGRIGAVREMLESDGHIHTRIMAYSAKFASAFYGPFRDAVGSASNLGKGNKMTYQMDPANSDEALREVRLDIDEGADMVMVKPGMPYLDIVRRVKDEFRFPTYVYQVSGEYAMLKAAAMNGWLDHDKVVLESLLAFKRAGADGVLTYFALDAARLLKAQR from the coding sequence ATGAGCTTCCATCCGCTTCACCGTCCGCGCCGGATGCGCCGCGACGACTTCTCCCGGCGCCTGATGCGCGAAAACCGCCTGACCACCGACGACCTGATCTATCCGGTGTTCGTCGTCGAAGGCACCAACGAACGGCAGCCGGTGCCGTCGATGCCCGGTGTCGAGCGCGTGTCCGTCGATCTGCTGATGCATGTCGCCGAGCAATGCGTCGAACTCGGCGTGCCCGTGCTGTCGCTGTTCCCGGCCATCGAGCCGTCGCTGAAAACGCCTGACGGCCGCGAGGCGGCCAATCCGGAAGGCCTGATCCCGCGCGCTGTGCGCGAGCTGAAGAAGCGCTTCCCCGAGCTCGGCGTGCTGACCGACGTCGCGCTCGATCCGTACACGAGCCACGGCCAGGATGGCGTGCTCGACGAGAACGGCTACGTAATCAACGACGACACGATCGAGATCCTGGTCGATCAGGCGCGCGTCCAGGCTGAAGCCGGCGTCGACATCGTCGCACCGTCGGACATGATGGACGGCCGCATCGGCGCGGTCCGCGAGATGCTGGAAAGCGACGGCCATATCCATACCCGCATCATGGCCTATTCGGCCAAGTTCGCGTCGGCGTTCTACGGCCCGTTCCGCGACGCGGTCGGCTCGGCGTCCAACCTGGGCAAGGGCAACAAGATGACCTACCAGATGGATCCGGCGAATAGCGACGAAGCGCTGCGCGAAGTGCGCCTCGACATCGACGAAGGCGCCGACATGGTGATGGTCAAGCCCGGCATGCCGTATCTCGACATCGTTCGCCGCGTGAAGGACGAGTTCCGCTTCCCGACCTACGTGTACCAGGTGAGCGGCGAATACGCGATGCTGAAGGCCGCCGCGATGAACGGCTGGCTCGACCACGACAAGGTCGTGCTCGAATCGCTGCTCGCGTTCAAGCGTGCGGGCGCCGACGGCGTGCTCACGTACTTCGCGCTCGACGCCGCGCGCCTGCTGAAAGCGCAACGCTGA
- a CDS encoding cytochrome c biogenesis protein ResB, producing MSVTTSGLQSKSGQGASKRAVELLSSMRFAIALLVVLSIASIIGTVLTQDDPYPNYVNQFGPFWADIFRSLGLYNVYSAWWFMLILIFLVTSVSLCVIRNAPKMLADAKSWKDKVREGSLRAFHHKAEYTTSGTRATVAATLATFVTKAGYKHVVRETDGATLISAKCGAMTKWGYISAHLAIVVICIGGLLDSNLPIKFQMWMFGKSPVNTSATISDISPDHRLSASNPTFRGYAWVPEGQFVSTAILNQPSGSLIQDLPFSIQLNKFIVDYYTTGMPKLFASDIVVIDRETGQKIPARVEVNKPFTYKGVSIYQSSFQDGGSQMQMTAYPMTGGNAKTFPVQGTIGSSAPLQMPGAGGDTIEFADFRAINVENMADANGKLDVRGVAKTASLKEAFDERLGSGAKTSKPTQLHNIGPSVQYKIRGKDGQAREFNNYMLPVDMNGERVFLAGVRASPNDPFRYMRIPADSQDSIGEWMRLRAALEDPAVRAEAAARFAQRSLPGTDASLRGRLQDSASKVLTLFAASDDSVGRGADGQPIGGFQAVATFIDRSVPKAEQEKAASLLLRMLEGSMWEVWQIARERAGEPAAQQGTDTIRFVQNAINALSDSFLYGSPVYLQLDSFKQVQASVFQLTRAPGKNLVYLGSLLLVAGIFSMFYVRERRLWFWLKDAGSGVDVVMAMSSARKTFDFEKEFVQTRDAAGIALRAAPRDAAPAGAASTARPPAGGGSDSENSTR from the coding sequence ATGAGCGTTACCACGTCGGGGTTGCAGTCGAAGTCGGGTCAGGGTGCGTCGAAGCGCGCGGTCGAGCTGCTGAGCTCGATGCGTTTCGCGATTGCGCTGCTGGTGGTGCTGTCGATTGCGAGCATCATCGGCACGGTCCTGACCCAGGACGATCCGTATCCGAACTACGTGAACCAGTTCGGGCCGTTCTGGGCGGACATCTTCCGCTCGCTCGGCCTGTACAACGTGTACAGCGCGTGGTGGTTCATGCTGATCCTGATCTTTCTCGTCACGTCGGTCTCGCTGTGCGTGATCCGCAACGCGCCGAAGATGCTCGCCGATGCGAAGAGCTGGAAGGACAAGGTCCGCGAAGGCAGCCTGCGCGCGTTCCACCACAAGGCCGAGTACACGACCTCCGGCACGCGCGCGACCGTCGCGGCGACGCTCGCCACGTTCGTCACCAAGGCCGGCTACAAGCACGTCGTGCGCGAAACCGACGGCGCGACGCTGATCTCCGCGAAGTGCGGCGCGATGACCAAGTGGGGCTACATCTCCGCTCACCTCGCGATCGTCGTGATCTGTATCGGCGGCCTGCTCGACAGCAACCTGCCGATCAAATTCCAGATGTGGATGTTCGGCAAGAGCCCGGTCAACACGAGCGCGACGATCAGCGATATCTCGCCCGACCATCGCCTGTCCGCATCGAACCCGACGTTCCGCGGCTATGCGTGGGTGCCCGAGGGCCAGTTCGTGTCGACCGCGATCCTGAACCAGCCGAGCGGCTCGCTGATCCAGGACCTGCCGTTCTCGATCCAGCTCAACAAGTTCATCGTCGACTACTACACGACGGGCATGCCGAAGCTGTTCGCGAGCGACATCGTCGTGATCGATCGCGAGACCGGCCAGAAGATCCCGGCGCGCGTCGAGGTCAACAAGCCGTTCACGTACAAGGGCGTGTCGATCTACCAGTCGAGCTTCCAGGACGGCGGCTCGCAAATGCAGATGACGGCCTACCCGATGACGGGCGGCAACGCGAAGACCTTCCCGGTGCAGGGCACGATCGGCAGTTCGGCGCCGCTGCAGATGCCGGGCGCCGGCGGCGACACGATCGAGTTCGCCGATTTCCGCGCGATCAACGTCGAGAACATGGCCGACGCGAACGGCAAGCTGGACGTGCGCGGTGTCGCGAAGACGGCGTCGCTGAAGGAGGCGTTCGACGAACGCCTCGGCTCCGGCGCGAAGACGTCGAAGCCGACACAACTCCATAACATCGGCCCGTCCGTGCAGTACAAGATCCGCGGCAAGGACGGCCAGGCGCGCGAATTCAACAACTACATGCTGCCCGTCGACATGAACGGCGAGCGCGTGTTCCTCGCCGGCGTGCGCGCGAGCCCGAACGATCCGTTCCGCTACATGCGGATCCCGGCCGACAGCCAGGATTCGATCGGAGAATGGATGCGCCTGCGCGCCGCGCTCGAGGATCCGGCCGTGCGCGCCGAAGCCGCCGCGCGCTTCGCGCAGCGCTCGCTGCCGGGCACCGACGCATCGCTGCGCGGCCGCCTGCAGGATAGCGCCTCGAAGGTGCTGACCCTTTTTGCGGCGAGTGATGACAGCGTCGGCCGCGGGGCCGACGGCCAGCCGATCGGCGGCTTCCAGGCCGTGGCGACGTTCATCGACCGCTCGGTGCCGAAGGCCGAGCAGGAGAAGGCCGCGAGCCTGCTGCTGCGGATGCTCGAGGGCTCGATGTGGGAGGTGTGGCAAATCGCGCGTGAGCGTGCCGGCGAGCCGGCCGCCCAACAGGGCACCGACACGATCCGCTTCGTGCAGAACGCGATCAATGCGCTATCCGACAGCTTTCTGTATGGATCGCCCGTCTATCTGCAGCTTGACTCATTCAAGCAGGTGCAAGCTTCGGTATTTCAGTTGACGCGCGCACCCGGCAAGAATCTGGTGTATCTTGGCAGCCTGCTGCTGGTCGCCGGCATCTTCTCGATGTTCTACGTGCGCGAGCGGCGCCTCTGGTTTTGGCTCAAGGACGCCGGTTCGGGCGTCGATGTGGTGATGGCGATGTCCTCGGCCCGCAAGACCTTCGATTTCGAGAAAGAATTCGTGCAGACGCGCGACGCGGCCGGCATCGCCTTGCGCGCCGCACCTCGCGACGCCGCGCCCGCTGGCGCGGCATCGACGGCCCGCCCGCCTGCCGGCGGCGGTTCCGATTCCGAGAATTCCACCCGGTAA